From Spartinivicinus ruber, the proteins below share one genomic window:
- a CDS encoding IS1595 family transposase, protein MAINKVQFQKGLSLNEFLKQYGTEEQCFNTLYKLRWPEGFQCPNCGYDKCCQLTTRKLQQCYKCHQQTSVTAGTIFESTKLPLKTWFQGMYLISQDKKGISAIELHRHLGISYQAAWRMKHKLMKVMQEREGTKQLSGFIEIDDAYLGGERTGCKRGRGADGKIPFVAAVETTKQGQPTRIKLSILKGFNKEEITAWSRQNLAKGSTVISDGLACFNGVIEAGCLHDKIVCGGGRASVEEPEFYWVNTILGNLKSALRSTYHAIRAKYAQRYLAEFQYRFNRRFSLVEFIPRLAFVALRTPPLPGKLLNIA, encoded by the coding sequence ATGGCTATCAACAAAGTTCAATTTCAAAAAGGCCTGAGTTTAAACGAGTTTCTCAAACAATATGGTACAGAAGAACAATGCTTTAATACCTTATACAAATTGCGATGGCCAGAAGGTTTTCAGTGCCCCAATTGTGGATACGACAAATGCTGTCAACTCACTACTAGAAAGCTTCAGCAGTGCTATAAATGTCACCAGCAAACATCTGTAACTGCAGGTACTATCTTTGAATCAACCAAATTACCATTAAAGACTTGGTTCCAAGGGATGTATTTGATCTCCCAAGACAAAAAAGGTATATCAGCCATAGAATTACATCGCCATTTAGGTATTTCCTATCAAGCTGCCTGGAGAATGAAACATAAGCTCATGAAAGTGATGCAAGAAAGAGAAGGCACCAAGCAATTGTCGGGTTTTATTGAAATTGATGATGCCTATCTTGGTGGTGAGCGTACAGGTTGCAAAAGAGGTAGGGGAGCAGATGGGAAAATACCTTTTGTAGCAGCCGTAGAAACAACAAAACAAGGTCAACCGACACGAATTAAACTAAGCATTTTAAAAGGGTTTAATAAAGAAGAGATAACGGCTTGGAGTAGGCAGAATTTGGCCAAGGGCAGTACCGTAATCTCCGATGGACTGGCCTGTTTTAATGGTGTCATAGAAGCAGGTTGTCTTCATGATAAAATTGTATGCGGTGGTGGTCGTGCATCAGTAGAGGAACCTGAATTTTATTGGGTTAACACCATCCTTGGAAACTTAAAAAGTGCTTTACGTAGTACTTATCATGCTATTCGCGCTAAATATGCACAACGTTATCTTGCTGAATTTCAGTATCGATTTAATCGAAGATTTAGCTTAGTAGAATTTATTCCTAGGCTAGCATTTGTAGCACTGAGAACACCTCCACTACCAGGTAAGCTACTAAATATAGCTTAG